Proteins encoded together in one Myxococcales bacterium window:
- a CDS encoding response regulator — translation MKVRVYVVDDSAISRECLRDVLEAGGNIEVVGEAGDANVALREIPTLAPDVVTMDLHMPAMGGLEAIERIMATRPVPILVVTERPTSAGTDVVFEATRRGALDLAAKTGDPRSAAGEHLRTLVARLAKVPVVHHVAAPKLRGIDGGVRRGAPGGRPEVVGVGASAGGPSALVELLAPLAGVGACFAVVQHLPEGFTEGFARYLGQATGLRVVVANVPVQLAPDVVVVAPDGAHLVASGSRLAPEVGPPVAGHRASVDVLFHSLSRVFAARAAGVLLSGIGRDGAQGLLAMRRAGARTFAQDEASSAVYGMPLAAFEAGAAEEVLAPRAIAARLASFMGKAIA, via the coding sequence ATGAAAGTTCGTGTGTACGTCGTGGACGACTCGGCCATCAGCCGAGAGTGCCTGCGCGACGTGCTCGAGGCCGGGGGAAACATCGAGGTGGTGGGCGAGGCGGGCGACGCGAACGTCGCCCTTCGGGAGATCCCCACCCTCGCGCCCGACGTGGTCACGATGGACCTCCACATGCCCGCGATGGGGGGGCTCGAGGCCATCGAGCGCATCATGGCGACTCGTCCCGTGCCCATCCTCGTCGTGACCGAGCGCCCCACGAGCGCGGGGACCGACGTCGTGTTCGAGGCCACGAGGCGCGGCGCGCTCGATCTCGCCGCGAAGACGGGAGATCCGCGGTCCGCCGCGGGCGAGCACCTGCGGACGCTCGTCGCGCGGCTCGCCAAGGTCCCGGTCGTGCACCATGTGGCGGCGCCGAAGCTGCGTGGGATCGACGGCGGCGTGCGGCGTGGCGCGCCGGGCGGGCGCCCGGAGGTCGTGGGTGTCGGGGCGTCGGCGGGCGGGCCGAGCGCGCTCGTCGAGCTCCTCGCGCCGCTCGCGGGCGTCGGGGCGTGCTTCGCCGTCGTGCAGCATTTGCCCGAGGGGTTCACCGAGGGGTTCGCGCGCTACCTCGGCCAGGCCACGGGGCTCCGCGTGGTCGTGGCCAACGTGCCAGTGCAGCTCGCGCCCGACGTGGTGGTGGTCGCCCCGGACGGCGCGCATCTCGTCGCGTCGGGGAGCAGGCTCGCGCCCGAGGTCGGTCCTCCCGTCGCCGGGCACCGCGCCTCGGTCGACGTGCTCTTCCACTCCCTGTCTCGGGTCTTCGCCGCGCGCGCCGCGGGTGTGCTCCTCAGCGGGATCGGCCGGGACGGCGCCCAGGGGCTCTTGGCGATGCGGCGCGCCGGCGCTCGCACGTTCGCGCAGGACGAGGCCTCGTCGGCCGTGTACGGGATGCCGCTCGCGGCGTTCGAGGCCGGGGCTGCCGAGGAGGTCCTCGCCCCGCGCGCGATCGCCGCCCGCCTCGCCTCGTTCATGGGCAAGGCCATCGCGTGA